The Alnus glutinosa chromosome 3, dhAlnGlut1.1, whole genome shotgun sequence nucleotide sequence AGATTGTATGGACTCAATATGTTGGTTTCTTTCCCCCTTGAGGAAGCTTGTGTAGGACCGTAGGTTTTGATGCATggcattttagttattttagttCATGATACTTTACAACACCAGGAGAAAATTCTGTGTCAATTTATGTCTCGAGTGTCCAAAATTGGAACAGAGCTAAAATAAAATCCGAACGGTGGACGGCTTTTTAATGCTGCCAGGCAGGAGGGTATCATTACTGTTTCTTTGTGCGGGGCACATATATAGTTCAAGTTTGACAAAGAGACAACTAGGAATCATTGTATGGAAAAGGAGTGAGAGAGATGCAATATGTCTGCTAATGTAATTAAATACGAGGACAAAGAACAGTGAAGAATCATTTGCACGGCTAGGAGCAGGACGACCATGCGCTTTCTACTTttgctttattaatttttgattCCCTGTGCGCAGTATACTATAATCTaccattaacttttttttataagtataatcTACCATTAACTTTTGCTTTTATCTTCTAAAGCAGAGATTTCATTCTTATTAGGGTTCCCATTATCATATTCCTTGCATTAAGCATGGCCCTTTGCCTGAATTATCCCCAAATATTTGTCCAATTTCGATGAGAAGCTAACCAATAATATCCAAGTCACGACACCCCAAAGATCACAGCTTTACACAAACAGTGTCTCCAACGAGAGAGCATGGCCTCCAAATATGAAAATATCCGCaagtaaaaataacaaatttaactAGCATTTCACTATAAGCACATCCACATATCATTTAAACAACCAAATTGATGAAACTAACAAAACACTAAGAACCCCAAGATACAAGACAATTCTAAAAAATTCACAATACCCAGAATAAACTAGAAAAACGAAAGAGGGCACATTTTCTGATGATATCCAGACGAAACGCGAGAATTCAAAAattgcaaaagaaccaacatcTTCAAAACATACATGacatcattcttttttctttgttttcattttttggtcTCTTTTTGGACTTAAGCAACTTACTTGTTTCCCTTGATCTTGAACCAAGCCTCAGCACACTGCTTGTGGGCAGCAGCTAAATCATCCTTACAAGAACATCCCAACTCCATGGGAACCCCAGATTCCTGATTGGCTGCATCAAAGCTCAGATGACAAATTCTACAATCCCTCTCCACTTTTGCCAAATGCAGCTTAATCTCTGGCACCCCACATTCCAGATCCACCTCCGCAGAACACACTGACAAAGAGGATCCGCTCTCCTTGTCAGACACCCCCACAATCTCGTTCCCGGACCCGCTCGAACACATGTGCTCCTCATCTGACCGATCGCCGGAATCGGAGTACAGGTCAAAGCCGTCGGCTCCGGATCTCCGACGACCACTTTCCTCCACATCAACAACATGGGATTTCTCTACGGTTGCCATTGTCAAGACCCAGAAATAGAATCTTCATGTAATGGGTATGTGAGACTGAGATCATTAATGCCCACAAAGGTCAAAAAGAAGCTCTCTTTGAGTTTCTCTTTACCTCAGTAAGCAAAACATAATAGATTTTTTGTCGGGTTTTCAACAACTGGGCTACTATTTCGTGGATCTGTGGTAggtgatctctctctctctgttctgtGTCAGTCCTGAACAGGACTTGGAAGAAGTAGACAGAGAGAAAAAGATCAAGAAAGATCTTATAGAGAAAATACTGCACTATTATGCAGAGAGAGTACAGGaacgtataaaaaaaaaaaaaaaaaaatgcagagagTATAGGAAAGAAGGAAcctttttcttgtattttcttttctttgagaatTTCTATGTTCTTGTagcttttctttccttttctttttcctgtttttaAGAGTAAGGACAACATGGctgctcttttcttttatattttttaatgtttgtttgttcttctttttgggCATGATGATTGAGGGGCTGCTAAATCATCGTGAGGagagaataaaaagaagaaaaagaatgtgGGTATTTCCCTTTCGGAAATGTTTTGATTGAGATGACTCTGAAAACACTGTTCGTTTTTCTCAGAGACTCAGACAGCACGgctttaatttataataattttcttttcttttgtttctgatTGCGTCATCCCCATCCTATGCCTCCCTAGCCTGATTTGACCATGCTTTACTCAAAGACAAATGGCTGTATGGAGGGCAATTTTGACTTCTTCCATTTGCATGTTGATTGTTGGGAGGGCTAAAGCAGAGGTGCACAATGACGAAtttaccactttttttttttttataagaaaacaaaatatcctAATTTATACATTCTGGTCAGTAGTCACTGTCATTAACACAGCCGCGTCAGACAGATCAACAACTTTATTGTTCAattaaccaaaagaaaaaaaaagacacacaCACAAGAGAAACAAGCCAAATATCACAaatacatataataataataataatatgggaCATATTTAAATCACGTGGAAggacatttttattatttagatACTTTTCTGTTGGCAGCCCACGTGAAAACCATGTACCGCCCAAGTTGTTTGGCTGTCCCAACATTATTGGagcaacttaaaaaaaaaaaaaaaaaaaaaaaaaaaactattattggAGCAAGGACAACCCTATTATCCCCAAGAGAAATACTAAATATTGTAATTTTACTTTATATTCATTCAATTAGATTGGCGTGTGacatttataattaattcatttttaataaaaaaattctaattaattGAAAGTTTCACATCAATATTAATgaacaattataaaataaaaatataatacattACCCACTacgaaccccccccccccccccccccccaaattctGAACTTAGTTATTCatgagtactttttttttttttttttgccttttgatGTTTGGAAATTCTATTGGTCTCAAAATCCATAGCACCATCCATGCCTACCATTCTTCGTAACAAGGAAAGCATGCCACAAGGCCAAATCCACGATTTTCATGGCTTTAGAAGTCTCACGGCTAAAGAGAAAACAAACAGAGATATGGAGTCCATTGGATAGAGATAGGATTAGGAGTGTCAATTTGTATTTACGTGTCGACTTCAGATTTTGTCAAGACATAGATATGagattatataaattaactATAACCCGAccaattaattaaatgggtggATCAGATCCCTAAAAACTAACTCACTAAATTTGTGTCGAGTTCGTAACAAATTCGCAAAATTAAAACCCTAAATACCAAGCCCACCTTGCCCActcaaaattttttgaaataggCCCGGTTCGGCCTCTTAATGGTGACAACACTGACAATCCaagaaaaacataatatatatatatatattagaggtTTATATCTCTATCTAACAAAGCATAACCATTTCAGTAACTGCTATACACGAGATTCATTTCTTTAGTGGATCGAGGAGGAATATATTTTCAGAAACATGTCAGAATTTTTGTCAGCCAAAATGTATTGATATCTTCACCTGGAATGAGGAAA carries:
- the LOC133864614 gene encoding uncharacterized protein LOC133864614, with protein sequence MATVEKSHVVDVEESGRRRSGADGFDLYSDSGDRSDEEHMCSSGSGNEIVGVSDKESGSSLSVCSAEVDLECGVPEIKLHLAKVERDCRICHLSFDAANQESGVPMELGCSCKDDLAAAHKQCAEAWFKIKGNKTCEICGSIARNVAGANEAELMERWNETNDAAATAAAAAAPVNPTETRNFWQGHRFLNFLLACMVFAFVISWLFHFNVPS